From the genome of Malus domestica chromosome 04, GDT2T_hap1, one region includes:
- the LOC103432981 gene encoding putative F-box/FBD/LRR-repeat protein At4g03220, with translation MEHKHKLVAAESSQARGTCPNYIIDRLSNLPDEVAHQMLSFLNFKELIRVGSVSKRCRELFLSTPSLVICSPDSGNKQKHLNLLDSFDRFLLHRGDSKIQRLSISWCISSGLANKIFRMITWIHIAARCNVEVLDFALNGKHIPGTLELPACVFLCGSLRSLLVHMDTILKAPSFACSSNLQCLTLKSVTMDEGFCKWISSSCKCIKKLQLSYVSIENIIIESSSLESFSLVGSSLRGIRLCHLNISCEKLVDIHIEFYKFDSSSKSMNIFAPNLKYLTWIGSILNYHNLGKLTCLEKAEIFLKRKKDDYDFEKIFEVLCSICKVKDLILSEDTTQALFREGSMQLQFDDISYLSLHAGGVFDDLVPAMVSLLRGMPNLKTLHINSYPRFFGSKSCKFNRKYWKSQNLDFVHCLEVVKIELSNGYNGMEFARYILEHAQNLKKMVIHYPPKQSYVERRLRKSKMISTTSIDYQKRDLHNLQSWSESGTYYKYLNQGKSA, from the exons ATGGAACACAAACATAAGCTAGTCGCTGCTGAAAGTTCTCAAGCTCGAGGAACTTGTCCCAACTATATAATAGATAGATTAAGTAATCTTCCAGATGAAGTGGCTCATCAAATGCTATCATTCCTCAATTTTAAGGAACTCATTCGAGTGGGCAGCGTTTCCAAAAGATGCAGAGAGCTCTTTCTATCCACCCCTTCATTGGTAATTTGTTCACCAGACTCAGGAAACAAGCAGAAGCATTTGAACTTACTGGACTCTTTTGATAGATTCTTGCTTCATCGTGGGGATAGTAAGATACAACGCCTTTCTATTAGTTGGTGTATCAGTTCAGGCCTCGCCAACAAGATTTTTCGTATGATCACGTGGATCCATATTGCGGCAAGGTGTAATGTCGAAGTGCTTGATTTTGCGTTGAATGGCAAGCATATACCTGGGACATTAGAACTCCCAGCTTGCGTCTTTCTTTGTGGATCTTTGAGGTCACTATTGGTGCACATGGATACAATTCTTAAAGCGCCCTCATTTGCTTGCTCAAGTAATCTCCAATGCTTAACGTTAAAAAGTGTTACGATGGATGAAGGGTTTTGCAAATGGATCTCAAGTTCCTGCAAATGCATTAAGAAATTGCAGCTTAGTTATGTTTCAATAGAAAATATCATCATTGAAAGCTCATCTTTGGAATCATTTAGTTTGGTGGGTTCCTCTTTACGTGGCATTCGCTTATGCCATCTTAACATTTCATGTGAGAAGCTTGTAGATATACATATAGAGTTTTATAAATTTGACAGCAGCAGCAAGTCAATGAATATTTTTGCTCCAAATCTGAAGTATTTGACATGGATCGGAAGTATACTGAATTACCATAATCTTGGGAAATTAACGTGTTTAGAAAAAGCTGAGATTTTTCTGAAGCGTAAGAAAGATGACTATGACTTTGAGAAAATATTTGAGGTTCTGTGCAGCATCTGCAAGGTTAAAGATCTTATTCTAAGTGAAGATACCACACAG GCACTGTTCAGGGAAGGTTCCATGCAACTACAGTTCGATGATATTTCTTACTTGAGCTTGCATGCTGGGGGCGTGTTTGATGACCTTGTCCCGGCTATGGTCTCTCTTTTGAGAGGAATgcctaacttgaaaactttgcacATAAACTCTTACCCTCGATTCTTTGGCTCAAAA TCATGCAAGTTTAATAGGAAATATTGGAAATCCCAAAACTTGGACTTTGTTCATTGTCTCGAGGTGGTCAAAATAGAGCTTTCCAACGGGTACAATGGAATGGAGTTTGCAAGGTATATTCTCGAGCATGCTcagaatttgaagaaaatggtCATACATTATCCACCTAAGCAATCATATGTTGAAAGGAGGTTACGTAAAAGCAAGATGATTTCTACTACCTCCATTGACTATCAGAAAAGAGATCTGCATAATCTACAAAGCTGGTCTGAATCTGGTACTTACTATAAGTATTTGAATCAGGGAAAGTCGGCCTAA